A segment of the Sphingomonas cannabina genome:
CCGCAAGGCGGTGATCGGCGTGCAGGATTTCGCCTTCATGGGCGGGTCGATGGGCCAGGCGGTGGGCGAGGCCTTCGTCGCCGGCTGCGAGGCCGCGATCGCGAACGATGCCCCCTTCATCGTCTTCACCGCCTCGGGCGGCGCGCGCATGCAGGAGGGCATCCTCAGCCTCATGCAGATGCCGCGCTCGACCGTCGCCATCGAGATGCTGCACGACGCAGGCCTGCCCTACATCGTCGTGCTGACCGACCCGACCTCGGGCGGCGTGATGGCCGCCTATGCGATGCTCGGCGACGTCCAGATCGCCGAGCCCAAGGCGACGCTCGCCTTCACCGGCCGCCGCGTGATCGAGAACACCATCCGCGAGAAGCTGCCCGACGATTTCCAGACGTCGGAATATTATCTCGACCATGGCCTCATCGACATGGTCGTGGCGCGCAAGGAGCTTAAGGCGTCTCTCGCGCGGTTGGTCGGTTATCTCAGCGCGGAGCGGAAAGCGGCATGAACAATCAAAAGCCCTCTCCCCTTTGGGGAGAGGGTTGGGAGAGGGGAAGGTGTCTCACCGAGACCGCCTGCCTGTCGCACTGCCCCTCTCCCCGGCCCTCTCCCCGGCGGGGAGAGGGAGTTAGATAGATGGATTTCGCCGTCTCCACAGACCCCGCCGTCCAGGCTCAGCTCGATCGCCTGTGGGCATTGTCCCCCGGCGCCGACATCCTCGGCCTTTCCCGCGTCACGGAGCTGCTCGCGCGCCTCGGCGACCCGCATTTCG
Coding sequences within it:
- the accD gene encoding acetyl-CoA carboxylase, carboxyltransferase subunit beta gives rise to the protein MSWLSRVRNAISAVVTRGAQTTDNLWHKCKGCGQMVFVKELEENLYVCPHCEHHERIGPQLRFQYHFDEGSWQVLPSPKVAEDPLRFRDSKRYTDRLKAARAATNEQDAFVNALGMIDGRKAVIGVQDFAFMGGSMGQAVGEAFVAGCEAAIANDAPFIVFTASGGARMQEGILSLMQMPRSTVAIEMLHDAGLPYIVVLTDPTSGGVMAAYAMLGDVQIAEPKATLAFTGRRVIENTIREKLPDDFQTSEYYLDHGLIDMVVARKELKASLARLVGYLSAERKAA